Below is a genomic region from Methanobacterium sp..
CCAGATCAATGAAGTTATATTTCATACATATCCTCATTAAAAACTTTTAATTTTTAAGTGCAAATCTTTGCTTTTATCAACATATTACCCATAGATTGCAGTGCTTGTGTTGTAAAATACAAATCATTAGTTTTATTTTCCCCATTTGGGAAAATTATCCTGCCATAGCCTAAAATATATGGCCATGAATCTTTCTTCCATCCTATAACATCGTGCCAGCGGAGTCCATTTTTTGAAGCCCATATATGTGCATTTTCATCCCATTGAGAACTAATGCCCTCACTGTTCCCTTCTACAGTGGTAGCAAATACTTTAAATTTTCCTCCAGTAGTAGTTGAATAATGAACTGGACCGTCAACCTGTGTTAGCTTCTCAATGCTTTCATCACCGCGCATATATCTGCATATATAGTTCTGACGGGTGGGAATATCAGTTCCCCAGTAAACATGTTTTTTAGTAAATGTTAGACTCAATGTGCGAAACATCTGGCTACCAGAAGCAATAGTAATCCATGTATCTCCTTCATCTTCAGAAAACATGATTTTACTCTCGTTATCTTTATCACCAGTACATAACCACACGTTCTTTGAGTATGGATCAAATTGCACGGAATGGATATGTCTAATATTATCTAAAGAGCATATTACATTCCAAAAATGTCCATTATCACTTGATTTAAATAATTTAACCCCGGAATCACGATTATTATTTAAAAAATACTCTCCAAAATAGCAGTTGCCCTTATTGTCTTCACACAATCCTTTTCTTAAAGGACCAAATCCTTTATGAAAAGTATGAACAATACTGATTTCATCATCTTTAATATGGAATATCTGACCACTAGCGACCGCTAGAATTGCCCCATTTGTCAGTTTTATAATAGCTTTAATACCTAAACGCAAAGCCCTTGAAAATAACCCATATTTTCCCATAAATCTAGAATAAAAAGGTACAGGCAAGCTTATAACTCTTTTAAATGTATGACCTCCATTTTGACTTCGAAAAATTGTGTAGTTTGAAGATGCCAGTATCTCTTTATCATCCATATGCTGGACAACAAAGTTTGGTATTTTTTCTTGAATCTTTAAGTGCATTTTAATCTCCACAAGCCTTATTTATCTAAGATTACTAGCTGAATTATAATAGAAACTCATTATTTCAAGCTTCCAGTTGAAATTCTAACATTTAATTCATTCAGACTTTCGAACAGCTAATATCTTCGCCAGAATCCATTTCATATTTTCTATTAACTAATTTTACGTCTGTTTTAATGTCAAATTCTGCACTTTTTTCTATATTGCCCCAATTTTCAGCAAACCAGCTGTAAGTACTTTTTAAACCATTTTTAAACTTCATTTTTGGCTTGTAATTGATTAGATCCCTCGCCTTTTCAATAGATGAGATTAGTTTCGTTTTTGCATCCCAATTTCTGCGTGGTGCATACTTGATACCCATTTCATTTCCTGTGAGTTCATTTACAGTGTTTGCCATATCTATAACTCTGTTATCTTTTCCGGATCCTAGATTTATTGCTTCCCCAATTGCTTCTTCTTCTATTCCCATTGCAAGTATACCTCTCACTATATCTGTAACATAGGTCCAGTCCCTTGTCTCTGAACCATCACCAGTTATTGGTAAAGGATTTCCAGTCATTGCCCAGTAAAAGAAATTAGGAATTACATTTCTATATTTTCCAGGTACTTCTCCAGGGCCAAAGAGATTAAAAAATCGAGCATTAACAATTGGAAGCCCATATAGATTGTAAAAATAGTTAGTATAAAGTTCACCAAGCAATTTTGTGACTTGATAGGGAGTATGCAATTTTATAGATATATCATGTTCTTTGAATGGCATTTTGGAATCTAACCCGTAAACGCCACATCCTGAAGAAGAATATATAAACCTTTTAACTCCAGTAAGCTGGGCATACTGCAGGACCTTTAAGATTCCAATCCCATTCACCATCAGGTCTTTTTCAGGATTGTCCACAGAATTTTGATTAGCAAAATGAGCAGCTAAATGGAATACATAATCTGGCTTTTCTTTAAAAACCCTTTTTAATACTTCATCATTTAATATATCCCCCTCTATAAACTCAATATTTTCATATTTCGGAATATTCCACCTGTAAGCAGATGAAAGGTTATCCAGTATTATAACCTTTTCTGCATTCATCTCGGCCAATTCACGGGAAAGGTTACTCCCAACACAGCCGGCTCCTCCAGTTATTAACACTATTTCATCTTCATAATCACTTGATACACTCATTAAAATCCCTTCTTCAAAGTTAACACCTGAAATCTACTTTTAAATTAAAAAGGCCCATTTGACTGATATTACTATATTGTGCATAAGTAATATATAATATTAACTACTTACTTACTTACATTAAAAATAATAATTAAACCTGAATCAGTAACTGGCAAAAATTAGTGATCATGATATAATGGAGGTCAAATAATAATGGAAACAGAAAAAATATTAGTTACAGGTGGAGCTGGATTTATAGGAACTAATCTTGTAAATGAATTAAAAAACAGAGGCCATGAAGTTACCACACTCGATCTATTACATAACGATAAAAATGATTATGTAAGGGCAGATGTTAAAAATTACAGGCAACTTGAACGGATTTTTGAAGATAATGACAATTTTAACTATGTTTACCATCTTGCTGCTGAATACGGCCGTTGGAACGGTGAAAGTCACTATGAAAATCTCTGGGAAACCAATGTTATTGGAACAAAACATATGATCAGATTACAGGAACAATTAGGTTTTAGAATGATTTTTTTCTCTTCTGCTGAAGTTTATGGTGATTATACAGGGATTATGAGCGAAGATGTAATGGAAAACAACCCCATTAAAGACACGTATCAAATGAACGACTATGCAATAACCAAGTGGGCGGGAGAGTTGATGTGCATGAACTCCGCCGCAATGTTTGATACAGAAACCGTTAGAGTAAGACCCGTAAACTGCTACGGCCCTCATGAACATTTTCATCCATATAAAGGATTTATTCCATTATTTATATACCACGCACTATTTAATAAACCCTATACTGTTTACAAAGGCCATAAACGGATAATTGATTATGTGGAAGATACTGTAAGGACATTTGCAAATATTGTAGATAACTTCAAAACTGGAGAAGTTTACAACATAGGCAGTAAACAGGAATGGGAACACGACATCAAAGAATATTCAGACATTGTTTTAAACGCTGTTGGGCGCGATGACTCAATAGTGACCTATAAAGAAGCCGAGGCATTCACCACAAAAGTGAAAACAATTGATTTTTCAAAAGCAATAAACGATCTAAAACATGACCCTAAAGTTTCACCAGAAGATGGTATAAAAAGAACTGTTGACTGGATGAAATGGTATTATCGAATAGACCAGTAGAATTGTATTTTAAAATTAATATTAAATAGTATAAATCCAAACCACTCAAAGATATCAATTAACAAATAAATTTTAATTAAAACCCACATATTTCCTTTTTTTGTATATTACTCAGTTATCAATTTAAAAAATGCTATTTTTCAATTAATAAAATTGCCCCTTAAAATTTATATTACTAATCATTATTTTCATAAAACCTAAAGATTTAATAGGAAATAATAATAAAATAATATAGTAAAGTATGAAATTACATACTAACCTAAAATTCATACAAACTGAAATGTGTTATTCAGATTAATATAATCCCTCTAAAATCAAAATTTTGATTTTAGGGGCGTGTAAAAACCATTGGTTTTTACAGTTGCGAAACAAGTTTCGCAAACATGTAAAAAATCTCTGATTTTTTACGGTTGAAAATCATAGATTTTCAAACACCAAAAATTCATAGAATTTTTAGAAAATGCGAAGCATGCAAAATTAAAAATTTCGCAGGCGTCAAAAACTTTGTTTTTGACAGTATTTTCTAACTCCCAAAAATCGAAGCTTGCAAAAATCTCTGATTTTTGTGCTCCAAAAATCCTATGGATTTTTGAGAGATTTTTGAGGATTTTGAGCGAGTCAAAAAATGAGTAGATATTATGGCAAAAATAACAGCAATATTACCAGCCTATAACGAAGAATTATGCATAAGCAGTGTAATTCTCTGTTCTAAAAAATATGTAGATAAAGTAATTGTTGTTGATGACGGCAGTATAGATAATACTGCAAATATAGCTAAACTAGCAGGAGCCCAAGTAATAATCCATTCATCTAATAAAGGTAAAGGAGCAGCATTAAAAACAGGTTTTGAAGCTGCAAAAGAGTCAGAAATCATAGTAACTTTAGACGCAGATGGGCAACATAACCCCAAAGAAATACCAAAACTAATAAACCCAATAATAAATGGGGAAGCAGATATAGTAAACGGCAGCAGATATATTAACGGAAATAAAAAGGATACGCCATCCTACAGACGTATTGGACAGTCGATACTTGATAAAATTTCTAATTTAAGCAGTGGGCTTAATATTACCGATAGTCAAAGTGGTTTTAGGGCATTTGCAAGATATACCATACCTGCTTTCAGGTTTAGCTGCACTGGTTTTAGTATCGAGAGTGAAATGTTAACAGATGCCTCAAATGTTGGGCTGAGGGTCAAAGAAGTCGAAATAGGAGTTAGATATGATATCGATAGTTCTACAAAAAACCCAGTGAGCCACGGTGTAGGTGTTTTAATTAAAATTATAAATGATTTACAGTTCCAAAGGCCCCTGTTTTACTTTGCGTTACCAGGCACCATAGTTACTTTAGCCGGTGTAATTTTATGTCTCATGTTTTTTGGAGATTATATGATGACATCATCCACTAATATTGCAAGCAACATTGCACCTTCAGCATCTTACAGCCTAGTTCCCACAATCCTTGCGATAATGATGACATTAATCGGCGGATTTTTAGTATTAACCGGTATCCTTTTAGATTCAATGGGAAAAATGATAGATCGCATTTTAATTAGATCTCAAAATGGGGCCAATATTTCTAAATCTGCAGAATATATAAAATTTAATAAAACAAAAGACACGGAAATGAAGGGCAAATAAGATTAAATTCATTATTAAAAATATATATTATTTAAAAATATCTCCATTAATTAAATTAAGCTATTTATTTGTTAAATATATCCTTTTAATTTATTAATTAATTTTTCTGGCTTTGTAGGAAATTAAAAACTTAATAAGTATTAATTTATATTACTATTTGATATTAGTACAAGTTTAGTACAAAAGTTGGTTAATAATAATTTTAAATTCATTAAATCATAATAAATTGTTCCAAAATCACCTTAAAATACTAGCTTGTTAGTAAGTAAACACTAAAGTATATAAAGTTATAATAATAAATAGTATTACTGTAATAACGGAGGTGTTATATGATATCTACCGTAACAGCCACAACGACCATAGTAGCTATGACTCAAGTCATGACTTACAGCATAATAGCAGTAATTGCACTCTTAACAATTCTAACCCTAAAAGAAATCCTAAATACAGAATCCAGTAAAAATAAACGCATAAGATCATTTGTTGAAGGAACAAATGTTGCAATAGTTCCACTGCTTTTAGTATTTGTATCCATTGTAGGCTACAAAGTGGTGACGGTCATTTAGGAGGTATCTTGTATGGAAAAAAAAATAGGACTAACCATTATGGTGATGGTTATAGTAGTGATGGGAGGACTTGTATATGCAAGTATTCCCCAAACTGGAACCCAACAAAATACCGTCGTACCCTCTGGAGCCACAAGCGTTGCATTTGAAAACCATGGGAACTCATGGAAACATGTTGTCGCAGCCTTTGATATAACTGATGTAGATGGATCCGTAAAAAAGATATTTGCTGATCTATGGATTAAACCACAGAGCACTGCAACTGTTGATCTAAGCAGCCTTGCAGGTCTAAATAACCAACCGCTCCCACAAGGAACTAATGTAAATTTAAAAACATACACTGCTCCTAATGTACCTACATCTCAGGTCCCACAGGATGTAACAGATAACAAAGTGACCGCAACCGCAGATCCATCTCAGGGTGGAAAATATTTAGCAGCACTTACACCAAGTACCAGTGCAGCCGATCCAGTTGTTGTTACACCAAGAAACACAGTAATAGTCAATGATACAGCATTCAGCATAACTACGGGTGGAGGAGTCTCATTGAGTGGAACAGCAGCAGTACCACTTTGTGCAAATGCTGGAGGAGCAAGTGCTCAAGCACCTACAAACGGCACAGCTGTCGCAACCACGCCGGGAGTAACCGCTTTAGCGCCGCTAAATGGGCCTGTTATTGCAAGTACTCCTAGATTACGCATAGTACTACCACTTTAAAGCCAGAAATACGGATTTGACGCAAAAACATATGGAAATGTCGAAAATAGAATAATCAAAAAATAGTTTTTACCAAACTTCAGTTTGAGTACCAATAAAGTTTTGTAGCCCCAACTATTATGTTTGGGGCGTTTTTTTATTCGATAGAAAATTTAATTAAATTAATGGATCTGTGATATCATGAACCCCAAAGTATACATACTTATTGCTGCTTTTATATCTGGATTTTTAATTTTAGGGTTTGGAATCAATACCCTCGAAAGTATGTTATTTGACCAAATACCGTATAATTACACATCTTACATTTCAATGCCCCCTAATCATCCTAATGAATCTCCTATAGGTGGCTATTATAAAATATATGGAAAAGGACGTGATTTTAATTTCTGTATAGTCCTTCCAGGAGCTGAAAATCAGGAAAGTCCCCTTGATTACACCGCAGACGGGCTTAACGGTACTGGAAAAATAAATGAAATAAATATAACCTATGGTACTATTATATCACTTTTATCAGGTGATTTTAAAAATGCACTTTTCAACACAAAAATCAATGGTAATTATAGCATGGCATGTGCTGCATGGACTGGTTACGGTAATTTCACAAATACTGGCCAAAATTTCATTGGTAACTTTAAAATAAATGGAGTAAAAACGGATTGGGAAGGAACATTCAACTTAGTCCCAGAAAGCAACAAAATTGTACTAAAAGCAGACTACATATGGTATCATCATGCTAACAAAAACGACGGCAGCATTAGAAAAGTTAAAAAGATATATTACATGTAAATACATTGTATTTACACATTTAACTAGAAATTTAACTTCATCATCACAGAATCGAATTTATGTATGGTATTAAAATTGGAAATATAAAAGGCATTACCAAGAATAAAAACGAGTTAGAAATTCCGTGTGAAAGTGTAATCCCAAATAGGCTTCCTGTTTTCTGGAATGTATAACCATAGAATAGAGCTACACTGAACACAAACAGAAGATCCAAAGCTGAATTCCAGCCTATGTGAAGGGCAGTAAAGAGTATTGAAACATACAACAATCCCCATAATCTTCCAAGTATTTTTTCTGCATTTTTTTGAAGTATCCCTCGAAACAGCAGTTCTTCTGCAAACCCTGTAGATATTATAAGGATTATACTTGCAAATAGAACTGTTTCTGCAGAAAATGTAGAGACTAATGGCTGTGGCTTCAATATTAAATATTCAGTGAACCCTAAAACAACCCCACTTAAAGCAATTGTTAGTTGAAGCGGAATGTTACCTAAAATCAGCCCTACCTTTTTCCGGGTAAGCTTTTGAGATCTCATGAGTACAAATGATGCGGCAAACAATGGAACTGCTATTACAGGGAACCAATAAAGCTCATTTACCTGCATAAGAGGTATTGTAAGTCCTATTATCCTTATCATTGGCAAAATCATCATAGAACGAAGGAGATAAGAAAAATTAAGGGATTTGGTAAGAGAAGAATTAATTAAAAGAGCAAAAAGGACAAGAGTATGTATTATTAGACCGTATTCCACGTTGTAATGTGCAGTTACAATTTCTGCAGTTACAATAGCTATCAAATATGTAATAAGTATCAATATATTTTTCCTAAATGACTCAAATCGCACCCGTTTGTCCTCAATGTTGGTGATCACCTTTTTAACCCGGATCTCTCTTTCATAGTTCTCAATATCAAACATTTTAAGGTTTTTTTTGTAATTTAAATGCTTTTCTCTTTTTTTTGAACCAGAGGGGAACATTTTTATATCAAATAACGTTTTTGATTCTTTTTTATCCATCGATTCACCCATCTACTAATAATACTTTTATTATATTTATAATTACCAATTATATAAAATTTACCTTAAAAGTATTATTTAATAATGAGATTATACAAAATTCTGTCAAAATTTTAAATTTTGAATATTTATAAACTAGTTTTTTTTCAATTTTCCTAAGATTAGAGATATTCAAATTGTCGGTACTCAAAAATAAATTAGAATATTAAATTTTTACTTAAAATCAAATGTTAAAAGAAACATATATTGATACATACGTTATTTTAAACAGATTTTTACTTAATTTTGGATCTTCAAGAAACTTTTGTACTTATTAAATTTCTTAGAAGTTTAAAATAATAAAAAATTAATTTCGATTTCTTTTATAGATTTTTAGAAATAATATTCATTTTTCAACATGTTTTTTATTAAAAACACCCTATTTTTGAAATATTAAAAAGTTATTATAATTACTCTACAAAATTTTGGATAATAAAAAATTTATATAGTTTAATATACTAATAATATAATAATAATTTAATATATTAAACATAATAACATACTTATAAAATTCTAAGAAGTTATTATGTATTAATAATAAAAAATTAGGACTTATGGAAGTCTGGTGATTTAATGAACTGGATAAATAGCTTAAAATTGAAAATTAGAAATAATTCAGCAGTTGTTGGTATAGTAGGGCTAGGATATGTAGGATTACCCCTTGCAGTTACATTTTCAAAAAAATTCAATGTTATAGCATATAATAAGAACAAAAAGAAGACAGAATTATTAAAAAACGGAAAATCCTATATAGAAGATGTTAAAAACACTGAAATCAATTTAAAAAATTTATATCCAACAAACAATTATGAAGATCTAAAAAATGCGGATTTTATCATTATTGCAGTTCCAACGCCGTTAAATAAAGATAAAAGCCCTGATTTATCTTATATAAAACGGGCAGGTGAAGAAGTTGGAAAAATACTTAAAAAAGGACAATTTGTAGTCTTAAAAAGCACCACCTATCCTGGAACTACAGAAGACTTTTTATGTCCCATTCTTGAGGAAGAAAGTAATTTAAATGTTACAACCGATTTTGGAATAGCCTATTCTCCAGAAAGAGTAGATCCTGGAAATAAAGAATATAAAATCGAGAATACACCAAATGTAGTTGGTGGTTTAACTCCAGAATTTACTGAAATCTGTTCAATGTTATTTGAAGGCCTCACTGGCGATATTATTAAAGTAGAAAATTGTAAAACAGCTGAAGCAGTAAAAATGATTGAGAACATTTATAGAAATGTTAATATTGCCCTAGTTAACGAACTAGCACTAATTTTTGAAAAAATGGAAATTGACATCTGGGAAACTATTGAAGCTGCCAAGACCAAACCATATGGTTTTACACCTTTTTATCCAGGTCCTGGAGTTGGCGGACACTGTATACCTCTTGATCCTTATTATCTTTCATATAGAGCAAAGCAGTTCGGCATCATTCCAAGATTTATAGAAACAGCCGGAGAAATCAATGATTTCATGCCCATACATACCATAAACTTAGCAAAAAAAGCACTTGAAAAATCAGGAAAAAAAATTAGAGATTCTAATGTATTAATCTTGGGTTTAGCCTACAAAGCAAATATTAGTGATACACGAGAATCTCCAGCAATTCAAATTATTGAAGAACTCGTTGAGATCGGAGCAAAATTTAAGGTCTATGATCCCCATTCAAATTCAATAAAAACCCGATTTGGAAATTATTATTCAGAAAATAACTTTAAAGAGAGCTTAAAATGGGCTGATTGTATTATAGTAGTAACTGATCATGAAGAATTTAAACAGAATGGAGAATTACTAAACGTTATTAAAGGTCAGCAGACCATAATTGTCGATACACGAAATATATTAGATTCAATCAAAGAACAGCAAATGTCACTTGTTAATACAACGAATATAATTGATTCAAATATTGAAAATATTCCATCAGAGAATCCATATTACATAAAATTATAATTGTAAATTTTTTATTCAATCTAAAAAGAGGATTAAAATGGTAAAAAACATAGCAATTATTGGAAGTGGCTACTGGGGTAAAAATTTAGTTAGGAATTTCTCTGAACTTGGTGTCCTTAAAACAATTTGCGATTTGAATAAAAATGTATTAAATGATTTTAAAAAACAGTACCCAGAAGTTCATATTACAACTTCTTTTCAGGAAGTTTTAGAAGATCAAGATATAAAGGGAATTGTAGTTTCTACTCCCGCAGTTTTACATTATAAAATGGTAAAAGAAGCTTTAAGTTATGGAAAAGATGTATTTGTAGAAAAACCACTTTCTCTAAATGTACATGAAGGTAAAGAACTGGTTAAAACTGCAGAAAATAAAGGCAATATCCTGATGGTTGGACATATTCTACAGTACCACCCCGCCGTCCTTAAACTTTATGAAATGATAAAAAACGGAGAATTGGGCAAAATTCAGTATATCTATTCCAATCGTTTGAACTTAGGTAAATTCAGGACAGAAGAAAACATATTATGGAGTTTTGCGCCCCATGATATTTCTGTAATCTTAATGTTTTTAAATGAAATGCCTAAAAGTTTAACATCACATGCAGGTGCTTATCTAAGTAAAGATATAGCAGACGTTACTTTTACCACCATGGAATTTCACAGCGGTGTAAAAGCCCATATTTTTGTAAGCTGGCTCCATCCATATAAAGAACAGAAACTTGTGGTAGTTGGCAGCAAGAAGATGGCTGTATTTAATGATGTTTCAGATGAAAAACTTTTTTTATATCCTCATGAGATAGAATGGATAAATAGAGTTCCCGTGCCTCGGATGAAAGATGCCATGGCGGTAAAAACCAAAATGAGCGAGCCATTAAAGGAAGAATGTAAACATTTTATAGAATGCATAAAATCCAGAAATGATCCAAAAACAAATGGAAGAGAAGGTCTTCAAGTACTTGAAATTTTAGAAGCCAGCCAGAAATCACTTGAAAATAATGGTAAAACCGTATTAATCCATGAAAATTCTTATTTTTCCCACCCTACGTCTATTGTAGATCAACCTTGTACTATAGGTAAAGGAACAAAAATCTGGCACTTTTCACATGTAATGACTGGAGCAAAAATAGGAGATAACTGTAACATTGGACAAAATGTGATGATTGCTCCAGATGTAGTTATCGGGAATAATGTTAAAATACAAAATAATGTTTCAGTTTATACTGGCGTTAAAATAAATAATAATGCTTTTCTTGGACCATCTATGGTTTTTACAAATGTTAAAAATCCCAGGAGTTTTATATCTCGAAAAAATGAATTTAAAGAAACATTAGTAGGAGAGGGTGCCTCCATTGGTGCTAATGCTACCATTGTATGTGGAAATACCATTGGTAATTATGCTCTTATTGGAGCAGGGGCAGTTGTGACTAAAAATATACCTGATTATGCGCTTGCTGTCGGAAATCCTGCTAGAATAACAGGTTGGATTTGTGAATGCGGACTTAAATTAAACTTTTTTAATAACCAGGCAGTCTGCAGTTGTGGAAGCAAGTATGAAAAAATAGATGATAATCTTAAAAAAATGAAATTTCTCTCTGCTGAAGTTGTAAAAGAGAATAAAAAAGAGAAGACAATGTGAGGCAAAGTTAAGATGAAAATTCCATTTCTAGACCTGAAAAGGCAATATGATACAATAAAAGAAGAAATAAATGAATCTATTGGAGACGTATTAGATTCACAAAAATTCATTCTTGGAGAGGAAGTTGAAGAATTCGAAGATAATATGGCAAAATACTGCAAATGCAAAGATGCAATAAGCGTTGCAAGCGGTACTGATGCATTACTTCTATCTATTAAAGCCCATAATATTTCTGGAAGTGTGATAACATCCACATTTACATTTTTTGCAACCGCAGGAGCAATACATAACTCTGGTGCGAACCCTAAATTTGTAGATATAAAACCTGAAACATTCAACGTAGACCCTGAAAAAATAAGAAAAAACCTCCAGGACGATGAAAGTATAAAAGCAATTTTGCCGGTTCATCTTTTTGGTAAACCTGCTGAAATGAATGAAATTATAGAAATAGCAGAAGATAATGATTTAACAATAATAGAAGATGCAGCTCAGACACTCGGTGCCGAATATAGGGGGAAAAAAGTTGGATCTACAGGAACGGCATGCTTTAGTTTCTTCCCCTCCAAGAATCTCGGAGGATTTGGAGATGGAGGGTTAATAACAACTAATGATGAAGAAC
It encodes:
- a CDS encoding NAD-dependent epimerase/dehydratase family protein yields the protein MSVSSDYEDEIVLITGGAGCVGSNLSRELAEMNAEKVIILDNLSSAYRWNIPKYENIEFIEGDILNDEVLKRVFKEKPDYVFHLAAHFANQNSVDNPEKDLMVNGIGILKVLQYAQLTGVKRFIYSSSGCGVYGLDSKMPFKEHDISIKLHTPYQVTKLLGELYTNYFYNLYGLPIVNARFFNLFGPGEVPGKYRNVIPNFFYWAMTGNPLPITGDGSETRDWTYVTDIVRGILAMGIEEEAIGEAINLGSGKDNRVIDMANTVNELTGNEMGIKYAPRRNWDAKTKLISSIEKARDLINYKPKMKFKNGLKSTYSWFAENWGNIEKSAEFDIKTDVKLVNRKYEMDSGEDISCSKV
- a CDS encoding NAD(P)-dependent oxidoreductase, with protein sequence METEKILVTGGAGFIGTNLVNELKNRGHEVTTLDLLHNDKNDYVRADVKNYRQLERIFEDNDNFNYVYHLAAEYGRWNGESHYENLWETNVIGTKHMIRLQEQLGFRMIFFSSAEVYGDYTGIMSEDVMENNPIKDTYQMNDYAITKWAGELMCMNSAAMFDTETVRVRPVNCYGPHEHFHPYKGFIPLFIYHALFNKPYTVYKGHKRIIDYVEDTVRTFANIVDNFKTGEVYNIGSKQEWEHDIKEYSDIVLNAVGRDDSIVTYKEAEAFTTKVKTIDFSKAINDLKHDPKVSPEDGIKRTVDWMKWYYRIDQ
- a CDS encoding glycosyltransferase family 2 protein; the protein is MAKITAILPAYNEELCISSVILCSKKYVDKVIVVDDGSIDNTANIAKLAGAQVIIHSSNKGKGAALKTGFEAAKESEIIVTLDADGQHNPKEIPKLINPIINGEADIVNGSRYINGNKKDTPSYRRIGQSILDKISNLSSGLNITDSQSGFRAFARYTIPAFRFSCTGFSIESEMLTDASNVGLRVKEVEIGVRYDIDSSTKNPVSHGVGVLIKIINDLQFQRPLFYFALPGTIVTLAGVILCLMFFGDYMMTSSTNIASNIAPSASYSLVPTILAIMMTLIGGFLVLTGILLDSMGKMIDRILIRSQNGANISKSAEYIKFNKTKDTEMKGK
- a CDS encoding CPBP family intramembrane glutamic endopeptidase, whose translation is MDKKESKTLFDIKMFPSGSKKREKHLNYKKNLKMFDIENYEREIRVKKVITNIEDKRVRFESFRKNILILITYLIAIVTAEIVTAHYNVEYGLIIHTLVLFALLINSSLTKSLNFSYLLRSMMILPMIRIIGLTIPLMQVNELYWFPVIAVPLFAASFVLMRSQKLTRKKVGLILGNIPLQLTIALSGVVLGFTEYLILKPQPLVSTFSAETVLFASIILIISTGFAEELLFRGILQKNAEKILGRLWGLLYVSILFTALHIGWNSALDLLFVFSVALFYGYTFQKTGSLFGITLSHGISNSFLFLVMPFIFPILIPYINSIL
- a CDS encoding nucleotide sugar dehydrogenase, with the translated sequence MNWINSLKLKIRNNSAVVGIVGLGYVGLPLAVTFSKKFNVIAYNKNKKKTELLKNGKSYIEDVKNTEINLKNLYPTNNYEDLKNADFIIIAVPTPLNKDKSPDLSYIKRAGEEVGKILKKGQFVVLKSTTYPGTTEDFLCPILEEESNLNVTTDFGIAYSPERVDPGNKEYKIENTPNVVGGLTPEFTEICSMLFEGLTGDIIKVENCKTAEAVKMIENIYRNVNIALVNELALIFEKMEIDIWETIEAAKTKPYGFTPFYPGPGVGGHCIPLDPYYLSYRAKQFGIIPRFIETAGEINDFMPIHTINLAKKALEKSGKKIRDSNVLILGLAYKANISDTRESPAIQIIEELVEIGAKFKVYDPHSNSIKTRFGNYYSENNFKESLKWADCIIVVTDHEEFKQNGELLNVIKGQQTIIVDTRNILDSIKEQQMSLVNTTNIIDSNIENIPSENPYYIKL
- a CDS encoding Gfo/Idh/MocA family oxidoreductase encodes the protein MVKNIAIIGSGYWGKNLVRNFSELGVLKTICDLNKNVLNDFKKQYPEVHITTSFQEVLEDQDIKGIVVSTPAVLHYKMVKEALSYGKDVFVEKPLSLNVHEGKELVKTAENKGNILMVGHILQYHPAVLKLYEMIKNGELGKIQYIYSNRLNLGKFRTEENILWSFAPHDISVILMFLNEMPKSLTSHAGAYLSKDIADVTFTTMEFHSGVKAHIFVSWLHPYKEQKLVVVGSKKMAVFNDVSDEKLFLYPHEIEWINRVPVPRMKDAMAVKTKMSEPLKEECKHFIECIKSRNDPKTNGREGLQVLEILEASQKSLENNGKTVLIHENSYFSHPTSIVDQPCTIGKGTKIWHFSHVMTGAKIGDNCNIGQNVMIAPDVVIGNNVKIQNNVSVYTGVKINNNAFLGPSMVFTNVKNPRSFISRKNEFKETLVGEGASIGANATIVCGNTIGNYALIGAGAVVTKNIPDYALAVGNPARITGWICECGLKLNFFNNQAVCSCGSKYEKIDDNLKKMKFLSAEVVKENKKEKTM
- a CDS encoding DegT/DnrJ/EryC1/StrS family aminotransferase; protein product: MKIPFLDLKRQYDTIKEEINESIGDVLDSQKFILGEEVEEFEDNMAKYCKCKDAISVASGTDALLLSIKAHNISGSVITSTFTFFATAGAIHNSGANPKFVDIKPETFNVDPEKIRKNLQDDESIKAILPVHLFGKPAEMNEIIEIAEDNDLTIIEDAAQTLGAEYRGKKVGSTGTACFSFFPSKNLGGFGDGGLITTNDEELSEKIRTLRVHGAKPKYYHHIIGYNSRLDAIHAAVLNVKLKYLDKWVQKRINNAKIYNNALKHVENLELPQISDNEKHSFNQYTIRVKNGLRDNLKDFLQNKGINTAIYYPLPLHLQPCFSSLNCKKGDFVNAELASKEVLSLPVFPELEKEEMEYTIDSISEFFKRD